From the genome of Yersinia enterocolitica, one region includes:
- a CDS encoding L,D-transpeptidase: protein MSIGKRNPQRALALYCALIYSLMPIFTASATAPVMPLDSSSALPMSGTTMSVAQSRSQLLSVLPKTVTPFYASELALLYAANRMQPMWQDRTAVQHFQQQLAEVALSGLQPQFMQWVKWLSDPDITGQARDVILSDAMLGYLHFISGVGANGSVWLYSNVPYKMAMPPVTILNRWQQAVHEGTTAPYLASLAPQHPQYDKMHQALKLMLADRQPWPQMSNGPSLRPGQLSDDIPALREILDRTGMLHPIASEPAKVPEVIPVDNPAVAVVNDDLSVDEEKSRAQAHSLVVSPSAAPVADVPVTGGVVASPSAPLTTTITDNVYTPELVEAVKRFQQWHGLSDDGVIGVRTREWLNVSPQTRATLLALNIQRLRILPGHVDNGIMVNIPNYSLNYYKNGAEVLSSRVIVGRPSRKTPLMSSALNNVVVNPPWNVPTSLVRQDIVPKARYDAGYFQRHGYTVLSGWSNEAEVVDPSMIDWSMISPNNFPYRLRQAPGASNSLGRFKFNMPSSDAIYLHDTPNHGLFQKDIRALSSGCVRVNKASDLANMLLQDAGWNDARVSSTLKQGDTTYVNIRQRVPVQLYYLTAWVADDGRPQFRTDIYNYDKTVRSGAQISPQAELLMQ from the coding sequence ATGTCGATAGGGAAACGAAATCCGCAACGCGCATTAGCATTATACTGCGCTTTAATTTATAGCCTGATGCCGATATTTACAGCATCAGCCACGGCACCTGTCATGCCGTTAGACTCATCCTCAGCGCTGCCTATGAGTGGTACGACAATGTCGGTCGCACAAAGCCGCTCACAGTTATTATCAGTGCTGCCTAAAACGGTGACACCTTTCTATGCTTCTGAGTTGGCATTACTTTATGCCGCCAACCGTATGCAACCGATGTGGCAGGATAGAACTGCGGTGCAGCATTTTCAGCAGCAATTAGCTGAAGTGGCACTCTCCGGTCTCCAGCCGCAATTTATGCAGTGGGTAAAATGGCTGAGTGACCCTGACATTACCGGTCAAGCTCGCGATGTTATTTTGTCGGATGCCATGCTGGGATACTTGCACTTTATTTCAGGTGTTGGCGCTAACGGTAGTGTCTGGTTATACAGCAATGTGCCATACAAAATGGCGATGCCGCCGGTTACTATTTTAAATCGTTGGCAGCAAGCGGTGCATGAAGGGACCACCGCACCCTATCTGGCATCGCTGGCCCCCCAACATCCTCAATACGACAAAATGCATCAGGCATTGAAACTGATGCTGGCAGACCGCCAGCCATGGCCACAGATGTCTAATGGCCCCAGCCTGCGCCCAGGTCAGTTAAGTGACGATATTCCAGCGCTACGGGAAATCCTAGACAGAACGGGCATGCTACACCCCATTGCATCTGAACCGGCCAAAGTCCCAGAGGTTATCCCGGTGGATAATCCAGCAGTAGCCGTGGTCAATGATGATCTCTCGGTTGATGAAGAAAAGAGCCGTGCTCAGGCTCACAGTTTAGTGGTTAGCCCTTCAGCGGCACCCGTGGCCGACGTTCCTGTTACCGGTGGGGTTGTAGCGTCGCCATCAGCGCCGCTCACCACAACTATAACCGACAATGTTTATACGCCTGAGTTGGTGGAAGCCGTTAAACGTTTTCAACAGTGGCATGGGCTAAGTGATGATGGTGTTATTGGTGTCCGAACTCGTGAATGGTTGAATGTCTCACCACAAACGCGGGCAACATTATTGGCATTGAATATTCAGCGGTTGCGTATTTTACCGGGACACGTCGATAACGGCATTATGGTTAATATCCCAAACTATTCGCTTAATTATTATAAGAATGGTGCTGAGGTTCTCTCATCGCGGGTGATTGTTGGCCGTCCAAGCCGCAAGACACCGTTGATGAGCAGTGCGTTAAATAATGTGGTGGTCAATCCGCCGTGGAATGTACCAACGTCTCTGGTGCGCCAGGATATCGTACCCAAAGCACGCTATGACGCCGGCTATTTCCAGCGTCATGGTTATACCGTTCTGTCTGGTTGGAGTAATGAGGCTGAAGTTGTTGATCCATCGATGATCGATTGGAGCATGATTTCGCCTAATAACTTCCCGTACCGTCTGCGTCAGGCACCAGGTGCCAGCAATTCATTAGGGCGCTTCAAATTCAATATGCCAAGCTCTGATGCTATCTACTTACATGACACGCCGAACCATGGTCTGTTCCAGAAAGATATCCGTGCATTAAGTTCCGGCTGTGTCCGCGTCAATAAAGCCTCGGATCTGGCAAATATGTTATTGCAAGATGCTGGCTGGAATGATGCGCGGGTTTCCTCAACGTTAAAACAAGGCGATACCACCTACGTGAATATTCGCCAACGTGTCCCGGTGCAATTGTATTACCTGACAGCATGGGTAGCGGATGACGGTAGGCCACAATTTAGAACAGATATTTACAATTATGATAAGACGGTGAGATCCGGTGCACAAATCTCACCTCAGGCTGAACTTTTAATGCAATAA
- a CDS encoding DUF882 domain-containing protein codes for MDKIDNYRRKWLTLGGAALGISLLPGQAFATLSTPRPRILTLNNLNTGESIKAEFFDGRGYNKDELSRLNHLFRDYRANKVKTIDPRLFDQLYRLQGLLGTTKPVQLISGYRSLDTNNELRERSRGVAKHSFHTQGRAMDFHIEGIQLSNIRKAALKMRAGGVGYYPRSNFVHIDTGPTRTW; via the coding sequence ATGGATAAAATTGATAATTATCGCCGTAAATGGCTAACGTTAGGCGGGGCAGCGCTGGGTATATCGCTGCTTCCAGGGCAGGCATTTGCCACCCTTTCTACTCCTCGCCCACGGATCTTGACCCTGAATAACCTCAATACAGGCGAGTCCATAAAAGCCGAATTTTTTGATGGTCGGGGCTATAACAAAGATGAACTTTCCCGCTTAAACCATCTCTTTCGCGATTATCGGGCCAATAAGGTAAAAACTATCGACCCACGCCTGTTTGATCAACTATACCGCCTGCAAGGGCTTCTTGGCACAACTAAACCGGTGCAGCTTATTTCCGGGTACCGCTCACTTGATACCAATAATGAACTGCGCGAACGCAGCCGTGGTGTGGCCAAACACAGTTTCCACACGCAAGGGCGGGCAATGGATTTTCATATTGAAGGTATTCAATTGAGTAATATCCGCAAAGCAGCATTAAAAATGCGTGCAGGTGGTGTAGGATATTACCCTCGCAGTAACTTTGTACATATTGATACTGGGCCGACAAGAACCTGGTAG
- a CDS encoding cyclic diguanylate phosphodiesterase yields MPFRRFRLNKFLSRLSFSFMVLFLFLLLGAAVIYAQTKANMHQDAEAKLLQGRARFEQIFNNLQHAALQVETGLGKPCMQVVQNLRDQVVIIPDVRSVSLAKGTTIYCSSIYGPLSTPFDLDVFVDGQLELMQGNDVTPDRALMVYRLARGDYSILVAVDGYYLRSILNLLSGDIQLYLRVGDKWMDAVGMVHPGHPPEGSEPLYLASDKFAYSLNTTLSNQQYLAYAWQYNQGSLIFFILMSIGSAALVFWLSGRAASPTQVLKQALENNEFVAYMQPIVSGKEQCWVGCEVLMRWQHPVNGLIQPNKFIPMAEDSELIVPMTRAIMQQVSTTFAPYVNQLPEGFHFGFNISANHCRDLSLVDDCRRFIQAFGGNKINITLELTERKLIVADEITDRLFAELHALGVFIAIDDFGTGHSSLTYLQNFKVDFLKIDQSFVGMIGSDALSSHIVGNVIDLATRLGLQTIAEGVENDTQMRYLQAHNVDYLQGYMYGRPMPMSEFAKYMFH; encoded by the coding sequence ATGCCGTTTCGTCGTTTCAGACTGAATAAATTCCTGTCCCGGCTAAGTTTTTCTTTCATGGTATTATTCTTATTTCTGTTGTTAGGGGCGGCAGTGATTTATGCGCAAACCAAAGCCAATATGCATCAGGATGCTGAAGCTAAGTTATTACAAGGTAGGGCTCGATTCGAGCAGATATTTAATAATTTGCAGCATGCGGCGCTTCAGGTAGAAACCGGATTAGGCAAACCTTGCATGCAAGTTGTTCAAAATCTGCGGGATCAAGTTGTCATTATACCGGATGTGCGTTCAGTCTCTTTAGCTAAGGGGACGACCATCTATTGTTCCTCGATATATGGCCCACTTTCCACGCCGTTTGATCTAGATGTGTTCGTTGATGGTCAACTGGAGCTAATGCAGGGGAATGATGTCACTCCAGATCGTGCTTTGATGGTGTATCGGCTGGCGCGAGGTGATTACAGCATACTGGTTGCGGTCGATGGCTATTATCTGCGCAGCATCCTTAACTTATTAAGTGGTGATATACAGTTGTATCTGAGAGTGGGTGATAAATGGATGGATGCGGTGGGTATGGTACATCCAGGCCACCCCCCCGAGGGAAGCGAACCGTTATATCTGGCCTCAGACAAGTTTGCTTATTCATTAAATACGACGCTCTCTAACCAGCAATATTTGGCCTATGCCTGGCAATATAATCAAGGTAGCCTGATATTTTTCATCTTAATGAGCATCGGTTCAGCCGCGCTGGTTTTCTGGTTATCGGGTAGGGCGGCATCACCCACACAGGTATTAAAACAGGCGTTAGAAAACAACGAGTTTGTTGCTTATATGCAGCCGATAGTATCAGGCAAAGAGCAATGCTGGGTGGGTTGTGAAGTTCTAATGCGTTGGCAGCATCCTGTTAATGGTTTAATTCAGCCGAATAAATTTATTCCGATGGCCGAGGACAGTGAACTTATTGTTCCGATGACTCGCGCTATCATGCAGCAAGTTAGTACCACTTTTGCACCTTACGTAAATCAGTTACCGGAAGGTTTTCACTTTGGTTTTAATATCAGTGCTAACCATTGCCGTGATCTGAGTCTGGTAGATGATTGCCGCCGTTTTATTCAGGCCTTTGGTGGTAATAAAATCAATATCACATTGGAATTAACCGAACGGAAATTAATCGTTGCCGATGAGATTACTGACCGATTATTTGCCGAGTTGCATGCTTTGGGGGTATTTATTGCTATCGACGATTTTGGTACCGGGCATTCAAGTCTGACTTATTTGCAGAACTTTAAAGTGGATTTTCTGAAAATTGACCAAAGTTTTGTTGGCATGATTGGTTCCGATGCATTGTCGAGCCACATTGTCGGGAATGTTATCGATCTCGCGACCCGACTGGGGTTGCAGACCATTGCAGAGGGAGTCGAAAACGACACTCAAATGCGCTATTTACAGGCCCATAACGTCGACTATCTGCAAGGCTATATGTATGGGCGGCCCATGCCGATGAGCGAATTTGCCAAATATATGTTCCATTAA
- a CDS encoding aspartate/tyrosine/aromatic aminotransferase, which yields MFEKITAAPADPILGLTDIFRADDRPHKINLGIGVYKDETGKTPVLTSVKKAEQYLLENEVTKNYLGIDGLPVFASCTQKLLFGADSAIIADKRARTAQTPGGTGGLRIAADFIAHQTSAKRVWVSNPSWPNHKNIFAAAGLEVVEYAYYDAANHSLDFDGLLKSLSEAQAGDVVLFHGCCHNPTGIDPTEAQWSQLAELSVAKGWLPLFDFAYQGFAKGLEEDAQGLRIFAAKHQELIVCSSYSKNFGLYNERVGACTIVAASSDVADIAFSQVKAVIRANYSNPPAHGASVVATILSNATLRAIWEQELTDMRQRIHRMRQLFVNTLQEKGAKQDFSFIINQNGMFSFSGLTKEQVLRLRNEFAVYAVNSGRVNVAGMTPDNMAPLCEAIVAVL from the coding sequence ATGTTTGAAAAAATCACTGCTGCACCTGCTGACCCGATTTTGGGCCTGACCGATATTTTCCGCGCGGATGACCGCCCTCATAAAATCAATCTGGGGATTGGTGTCTACAAAGACGAAACCGGTAAAACGCCGGTGCTGACCAGCGTGAAGAAAGCTGAGCAGTATTTGCTGGAAAACGAAGTTACTAAAAACTATCTGGGTATTGATGGCCTGCCGGTTTTCGCCAGTTGCACGCAAAAACTGTTGTTCGGTGCCGACAGCGCTATTATTGCCGATAAGCGTGCGCGTACCGCTCAAACCCCAGGTGGTACCGGTGGGTTACGTATTGCTGCTGATTTTATCGCCCATCAGACCAGCGCTAAACGTGTCTGGGTCAGTAATCCTAGCTGGCCGAACCATAAAAATATCTTCGCCGCTGCCGGGCTTGAAGTGGTTGAGTATGCCTATTATGACGCTGCGAACCATTCACTGGACTTCGATGGGCTATTAAAAAGCCTCTCAGAAGCTCAGGCTGGCGACGTAGTGCTATTCCATGGCTGCTGCCATAACCCTACCGGTATCGACCCAACCGAAGCCCAATGGAGCCAATTAGCTGAGCTGTCAGTTGCCAAAGGTTGGCTGCCACTGTTTGACTTCGCCTACCAAGGTTTTGCCAAAGGTTTGGAGGAAGATGCTCAGGGGCTGCGTATTTTCGCTGCTAAACATCAGGAACTGATCGTTTGTAGCTCTTATTCGAAAAACTTTGGTTTGTATAATGAGCGTGTCGGGGCTTGCACCATTGTTGCCGCTAGCAGCGACGTGGCCGATATCGCCTTCAGCCAGGTTAAAGCCGTTATCCGTGCTAACTATTCCAACCCACCAGCCCATGGGGCGTCAGTGGTTGCCACCATCCTGAGCAACGCGACATTGCGCGCCATTTGGGAACAAGAACTGACCGATATGCGCCAGCGCATTCATCGTATGCGTCAGTTGTTTGTGAATACATTGCAGGAAAAAGGTGCGAAGCAGGACTTCAGCTTTATCATTAACCAGAATGGGATGTTTTCATTCAGTGGCCTGACTAAAGAGCAGGTTCTGCGCCTACGCAATGAGTTTGCTGTTTATGCTGTCAACTCTGGCCGAGTAAACGTTGCAGGTATGACACCTGATAACATGGCTCCGCTGTGTGAAGCTATCGTTGCTGTGCTGTGA